In Vitis riparia cultivar Riparia Gloire de Montpellier isolate 1030 chromosome 19, EGFV_Vit.rip_1.0, whole genome shotgun sequence, the following proteins share a genomic window:
- the LOC117908939 gene encoding G-type lectin S-receptor-like serine/threonine-protein kinase At4g27290 isoform X3 yields MNLFTELVFLFSYVISILRISTAVDSITANQHIKDGETIISAGGNFELGFVHLGTSKNQYLGMWYKKVTPRTVVWVANRELPVTDSSGVLKVTDQGSLVILNGSNGLIWSSNSSRSALNPTAQLLDSGNLVIKSGNDSDPDNFLWQSFDYPGDTLLPGMKHGRNTVTGLDRYLSSWKSNDDPSKGDFTYGLDPSGCPQLFLRSGSTVIFRSGPWNGIRFNGFPELRPNPVFNYSFVFNEKEMYFTYKLVNSSVLSRLVLNPNGNVQRLIWIGRTKNWNVYSTAYKDDCDSYALCGAYSTCNIHRSPRCGCMKGFVPKFPYQWDTMDWSNGCVRKTSLDCQKGDGFAKCSGVKLPDTRNSWFNESMNLKECASLCLRNCSCSAYTNSDIKGGGSGCLLWFGDLIDVKEFTENGQDFYIRMAASELDAISKVTKRRWVIVSTVSIAGMILLSLVVTLYLLKKRLKRKGTTELNNEGAETNERQEDLELPLFDLDTILNATHNFSRNNKLGEGGFGPVYKGMLQDGKEIAVKRLSKESNQGLDEFKNEVIYISKLQHRNLVKLLGCCIHGEEKMLIYEYMPNKSLNFFIFDGIQSMVLDWPKRFVIINGIARGLLYLHQDSRLRIIHRDLKADNVLLDNEMNPRISDFGMARSFGGNETQARTKRVVGT; encoded by the exons ATGAATTTATTTACAGAACTTGTATTTCTTTTCTCCTATGTAATCTCCATCCTAAGAATCTCCACGGCAGTTGACAGCATTACTGCAAATCAACATATTAAAGATGGGGAGACCATCATTTCAGCTGGTGGGAACTTCGAATTAGGTTTTGTCCACCTGGGTACTTCAAAGAATCAATACTTGGGGATGTGGTACAAGAAAGTGACTCCTAGGACAGTGGTATGGGTTGCCAACAGAGAACTCCCAGTCACTGATTCATCCGGAGTTTTAAAGGTCACCGACCAGGGAAGTCTTGTGATTCTTAATGGGTCCAATGGACTCATCTGGTCTTCTAATTCATCGCGGTCGGCGTTGAATCCAACTGCCCAACTTTTGGATTCTGGGAATCTTGTCATAAAAAGTGGAAATGATAGTGATCCAGATAATTTCCTATGGCAGAGCTTTGATTACCCAGGCGATACTCTTTTACCAGGCATGAAGCATGGAAGGAACACGGTGACAGGCCTGGATCGGTACCTATCATCATGGAAGAGCAACGACGACCCTTCTAAAGGTGATTTTACATATGGGCTTGATCCTAGTGGATGTCCACAACTATTTCTGAGGAGCGGCTCAACTGTGATTTTCCGGTCTGGGCCATGGAATGGTATTCGATTTAATGGGTTTCCTGAATTGAGGCCAAACCcagtttttaattattcttttgttttcaatgaGAAGGAGATGTACTTTACCTATAAGCTTGTTAATAGCTCAGTTCTTTCCAGGCTGGTGTTAAATCCTAATGGAAACGTACAGCGTTTGATATGGATTGGTCGAACCAAGAATTGGAATGTCTACTCAACCGCATATAAGGATGACTGTGACAGCTACGCATTATGCGGAGCGTACAGCACCTGTAACATACACCGATCTCCAAGATGTGGATGTATGAAAGGATTTGTACCAAAGTTCCCATACCAATGGGACACGATGGATTGGTCAAATGGGTGTGTACGAAAAACTTCACTGGATTGTCAGAAAGGTGATGGGTTTGCAAAGTGCTCTGGTGTCAAACTTCCAGACACTAGAAACTCCTGGTTTAATGAAAGCATGAACCTCAAGGAATGTGCATCCCTGTGCTTGAGGAACTGCTCTTGCTCTGCTTATACAAATTCAGATATCAAAGGAGGAGGAAGTGGATGCTTGCTCTGGTTTGGTGATTTGATTGATGTCAAGGAGTTCACTGAAAATGGGCAAGATTTCTACATAAGGATGGCTGCATCAGAATTAG ATGCCATTTCAAAAGTGACGAAGAGAAGGTGGGTCATTGTCAGCACTGTGTCAATCGCGGGAATGATTCTCTTAAGCCTAGTTGTGACCTTGTATCTTCTGAAGAAGAGGCTAAAGAGAAAag GGACAACAGAACTCAATAATGAAGGAGCTGAAACCAATGAAAGACAAGAGGATCTAGAGTTACCATTATTTGATTTGGATACAATTTTGAATGCTACCCATAACTTTTCAAGAAACAATAAGCTTGGAGAGGGTGGTTTTGGACCTGTCTACAAG GGTATGTTGCAAGATGGAAAAGAGATAGCTGTGAAGAGGCTGTCAAAGGAATCTAATCAAGGACTTGAtgagtttaaaaatgaagttataTACATTTCCAAACTTCAGCACCGAAATCTTGTGAAGCTTCTAGGATGCTGCATTCATGGGGAAGAAAAGATGTTGATCTACGAATACATGCCCAACAAAagcttgaatttcttcatttttg aTGGAATACAAAGCATGGTACTAGATTGGCCTAAGCGCTTTGTCATTATCAATGGTATTGCTCGTGGGCTTCTTTATCTTCATCAGGACTCAAGGCTCAGAATAATCCACAGGGATCTTAAAGCAGATAATGTTTTACTTGATAATGAGATGAACCCACGAATTTCAGACTTTGGCATGGCTAGAAGTTTTGGAGGAAATGAAACTCAAGCAAGAACAAAACGAGTAGTTGGAACATA A
- the LOC117908939 gene encoding G-type lectin S-receptor-like serine/threonine-protein kinase At4g27290 isoform X1 encodes MNLFTELVFLFSYVISILRISTAVDSITANQHIKDGETIISAGGNFELGFVHLGTSKNQYLGMWYKKVTPRTVVWVANRELPVTDSSGVLKVTDQGSLVILNGSNGLIWSSNSSRSALNPTAQLLDSGNLVIKSGNDSDPDNFLWQSFDYPGDTLLPGMKHGRNTVTGLDRYLSSWKSNDDPSKGDFTYGLDPSGCPQLFLRSGSTVIFRSGPWNGIRFNGFPELRPNPVFNYSFVFNEKEMYFTYKLVNSSVLSRLVLNPNGNVQRLIWIGRTKNWNVYSTAYKDDCDSYALCGAYSTCNIHRSPRCGCMKGFVPKFPYQWDTMDWSNGCVRKTSLDCQKGDGFAKCSGVKLPDTRNSWFNESMNLKECASLCLRNCSCSAYTNSDIKGGGSGCLLWFGDLIDVKEFTENGQDFYIRMAASELDAISKVTKRRWVIVSTVSIAGMILLSLVVTLYLLKKRLKRKGTTELNNEGAETNERQEDLELPLFDLDTILNATHNFSRNNKLGEGGFGPVYKGMLQDGKEIAVKRLSKESNQGLDEFKNEVIYISKLQHRNLVKLLGCCIHGEEKMLIYEYMPNKSLNFFIFDGIQSMVLDWPKRFVIINGIARGLLYLHQDSRLRIIHRDLKADNVLLDNEMNPRISDFGMARSFGGNETQARTKRVVGTYGYMSPEYAIDGVYSVKSDVFSFGVLLLEIISGNRNRGFNHPDHDLNLLGHAWTLYMERTPLELIDASVGDTYNQSEVLRALNVGLLCVQRHPDDRPNMSSVVLMLSSEGALPQPKEPGFFTERNMLEADSLQCKHAVFSGNEHTITILEGR; translated from the exons ATGAATTTATTTACAGAACTTGTATTTCTTTTCTCCTATGTAATCTCCATCCTAAGAATCTCCACGGCAGTTGACAGCATTACTGCAAATCAACATATTAAAGATGGGGAGACCATCATTTCAGCTGGTGGGAACTTCGAATTAGGTTTTGTCCACCTGGGTACTTCAAAGAATCAATACTTGGGGATGTGGTACAAGAAAGTGACTCCTAGGACAGTGGTATGGGTTGCCAACAGAGAACTCCCAGTCACTGATTCATCCGGAGTTTTAAAGGTCACCGACCAGGGAAGTCTTGTGATTCTTAATGGGTCCAATGGACTCATCTGGTCTTCTAATTCATCGCGGTCGGCGTTGAATCCAACTGCCCAACTTTTGGATTCTGGGAATCTTGTCATAAAAAGTGGAAATGATAGTGATCCAGATAATTTCCTATGGCAGAGCTTTGATTACCCAGGCGATACTCTTTTACCAGGCATGAAGCATGGAAGGAACACGGTGACAGGCCTGGATCGGTACCTATCATCATGGAAGAGCAACGACGACCCTTCTAAAGGTGATTTTACATATGGGCTTGATCCTAGTGGATGTCCACAACTATTTCTGAGGAGCGGCTCAACTGTGATTTTCCGGTCTGGGCCATGGAATGGTATTCGATTTAATGGGTTTCCTGAATTGAGGCCAAACCcagtttttaattattcttttgttttcaatgaGAAGGAGATGTACTTTACCTATAAGCTTGTTAATAGCTCAGTTCTTTCCAGGCTGGTGTTAAATCCTAATGGAAACGTACAGCGTTTGATATGGATTGGTCGAACCAAGAATTGGAATGTCTACTCAACCGCATATAAGGATGACTGTGACAGCTACGCATTATGCGGAGCGTACAGCACCTGTAACATACACCGATCTCCAAGATGTGGATGTATGAAAGGATTTGTACCAAAGTTCCCATACCAATGGGACACGATGGATTGGTCAAATGGGTGTGTACGAAAAACTTCACTGGATTGTCAGAAAGGTGATGGGTTTGCAAAGTGCTCTGGTGTCAAACTTCCAGACACTAGAAACTCCTGGTTTAATGAAAGCATGAACCTCAAGGAATGTGCATCCCTGTGCTTGAGGAACTGCTCTTGCTCTGCTTATACAAATTCAGATATCAAAGGAGGAGGAAGTGGATGCTTGCTCTGGTTTGGTGATTTGATTGATGTCAAGGAGTTCACTGAAAATGGGCAAGATTTCTACATAAGGATGGCTGCATCAGAATTAG ATGCCATTTCAAAAGTGACGAAGAGAAGGTGGGTCATTGTCAGCACTGTGTCAATCGCGGGAATGATTCTCTTAAGCCTAGTTGTGACCTTGTATCTTCTGAAGAAGAGGCTAAAGAGAAAag GGACAACAGAACTCAATAATGAAGGAGCTGAAACCAATGAAAGACAAGAGGATCTAGAGTTACCATTATTTGATTTGGATACAATTTTGAATGCTACCCATAACTTTTCAAGAAACAATAAGCTTGGAGAGGGTGGTTTTGGACCTGTCTACAAG GGTATGTTGCAAGATGGAAAAGAGATAGCTGTGAAGAGGCTGTCAAAGGAATCTAATCAAGGACTTGAtgagtttaaaaatgaagttataTACATTTCCAAACTTCAGCACCGAAATCTTGTGAAGCTTCTAGGATGCTGCATTCATGGGGAAGAAAAGATGTTGATCTACGAATACATGCCCAACAAAagcttgaatttcttcatttttg aTGGAATACAAAGCATGGTACTAGATTGGCCTAAGCGCTTTGTCATTATCAATGGTATTGCTCGTGGGCTTCTTTATCTTCATCAGGACTCAAGGCTCAGAATAATCCACAGGGATCTTAAAGCAGATAATGTTTTACTTGATAATGAGATGAACCCACGAATTTCAGACTTTGGCATGGCTAGAAGTTTTGGAGGAAATGAAACTCAAGCAAGAACAAAACGAGTAGTTGGAACATA TGGTTACATGTCTCCAGAATATGCCATTGATGGAGTGTACTCAGTAAAATCAGATGTTTTTAGCTTTGGGGTTTTGCTGCTAGAGATTATTAGTGGGAACAGAAACAGAGGATTTAACCACCCAGACCATGACCTTAATCTTCTTGGGCAT GCATGGACACTCTATATGGAACGTACACCTTTGGAACTGATTGATGCATCTGTGGGTGACACATACAATCAATCTGAAGTGCTACGTGCACTCAATGTGGGACTATTATGTGTGCAACGTCATCCAGATGATCGACCAAACATGTCTTCTGTGGTTCTGATGTTGAGTAGTGAGGGTGCATTACCTCAACCTAAAGAGCCTGGTTTTTTCACTGAAAGGAATATGCTGGAAGCAGATTCTTTACAATGCAAGCATGCAGTTTTTTCTGGCAATGAACACACCATTACAATATTAGAGGGTCGATAG
- the LOC117908939 gene encoding G-type lectin S-receptor-like serine/threonine-protein kinase At4g27290 isoform X4 yields the protein MSTTISEERLNCDFPVWAMEWLVLNPNGNVQRLIWIGRTKNWNVYSTAYKDDCDSYALCGAYSTCNIHRSPRCGCMKGFVPKFPYQWDTMDWSNGCVRKTSLDCQKGDGFAKCSGVKLPDTRNSWFNESMNLKECASLCLRNCSCSAYTNSDIKGGGSGCLLWFGDLIDVKEFTENGQDFYIRMAASELDAISKVTKRRWVIVSTVSIAGMILLSLVVTLYLLKKRLKRKGTTELNNEGAETNERQEDLELPLFDLDTILNATHNFSRNNKLGEGGFGPVYKGMLQDGKEIAVKRLSKESNQGLDEFKNEVIYISKLQHRNLVKLLGCCIHGEEKMLIYEYMPNKSLNFFIFDGIQSMVLDWPKRFVIINGIARGLLYLHQDSRLRIIHRDLKADNVLLDNEMNPRISDFGMARSFGGNETQARTKRVVGTYGYMSPEYAIDGVYSVKSDVFSFGVLLLEIISGNRNRGFNHPDHDLNLLGHAWTLYMERTPLELIDASVGDTYNQSEVLRALNVGLLCVQRHPDDRPNMSSVVLMLSSEGALPQPKEPGFFTERNMLEADSLQCKHAVFSGNEHTITILEGR from the exons ATGTCCACAACTATTTCTGAGGAGCGGCTCAACTGTGATTTTCCGGTCTGGGCCATGGAATG GCTGGTGTTAAATCCTAATGGAAACGTACAGCGTTTGATATGGATTGGTCGAACCAAGAATTGGAATGTCTACTCAACCGCATATAAGGATGACTGTGACAGCTACGCATTATGCGGAGCGTACAGCACCTGTAACATACACCGATCTCCAAGATGTGGATGTATGAAAGGATTTGTACCAAAGTTCCCATACCAATGGGACACGATGGATTGGTCAAATGGGTGTGTACGAAAAACTTCACTGGATTGTCAGAAAGGTGATGGGTTTGCAAAGTGCTCTGGTGTCAAACTTCCAGACACTAGAAACTCCTGGTTTAATGAAAGCATGAACCTCAAGGAATGTGCATCCCTGTGCTTGAGGAACTGCTCTTGCTCTGCTTATACAAATTCAGATATCAAAGGAGGAGGAAGTGGATGCTTGCTCTGGTTTGGTGATTTGATTGATGTCAAGGAGTTCACTGAAAATGGGCAAGATTTCTACATAAGGATGGCTGCATCAGAATTAG ATGCCATTTCAAAAGTGACGAAGAGAAGGTGGGTCATTGTCAGCACTGTGTCAATCGCGGGAATGATTCTCTTAAGCCTAGTTGTGACCTTGTATCTTCTGAAGAAGAGGCTAAAGAGAAAag GGACAACAGAACTCAATAATGAAGGAGCTGAAACCAATGAAAGACAAGAGGATCTAGAGTTACCATTATTTGATTTGGATACAATTTTGAATGCTACCCATAACTTTTCAAGAAACAATAAGCTTGGAGAGGGTGGTTTTGGACCTGTCTACAAG GGTATGTTGCAAGATGGAAAAGAGATAGCTGTGAAGAGGCTGTCAAAGGAATCTAATCAAGGACTTGAtgagtttaaaaatgaagttataTACATTTCCAAACTTCAGCACCGAAATCTTGTGAAGCTTCTAGGATGCTGCATTCATGGGGAAGAAAAGATGTTGATCTACGAATACATGCCCAACAAAagcttgaatttcttcatttttg aTGGAATACAAAGCATGGTACTAGATTGGCCTAAGCGCTTTGTCATTATCAATGGTATTGCTCGTGGGCTTCTTTATCTTCATCAGGACTCAAGGCTCAGAATAATCCACAGGGATCTTAAAGCAGATAATGTTTTACTTGATAATGAGATGAACCCACGAATTTCAGACTTTGGCATGGCTAGAAGTTTTGGAGGAAATGAAACTCAAGCAAGAACAAAACGAGTAGTTGGAACATA TGGTTACATGTCTCCAGAATATGCCATTGATGGAGTGTACTCAGTAAAATCAGATGTTTTTAGCTTTGGGGTTTTGCTGCTAGAGATTATTAGTGGGAACAGAAACAGAGGATTTAACCACCCAGACCATGACCTTAATCTTCTTGGGCAT GCATGGACACTCTATATGGAACGTACACCTTTGGAACTGATTGATGCATCTGTGGGTGACACATACAATCAATCTGAAGTGCTACGTGCACTCAATGTGGGACTATTATGTGTGCAACGTCATCCAGATGATCGACCAAACATGTCTTCTGTGGTTCTGATGTTGAGTAGTGAGGGTGCATTACCTCAACCTAAAGAGCCTGGTTTTTTCACTGAAAGGAATATGCTGGAAGCAGATTCTTTACAATGCAAGCATGCAGTTTTTTCTGGCAATGAACACACCATTACAATATTAGAGGGTCGATAG
- the LOC117908939 gene encoding G-type lectin S-receptor-like serine/threonine-protein kinase At4g27290 isoform X2 gives MNLFTELVFLFSYVISILRISTAVDSITANQHIKDGETIISAGGNFELGFVHLGTSKNQYLGMWYKKVTPRTVVWVANRELPVTDSSGVLKVTDQGSLVILNGSNGLIWSSNSSRSALNPTAQLLDSGNLVIKSGNDSDPDNFLWQSFDYPGDTLLPGMKHGRNTVTGLDRYLSSWKSNDDPSKGDFTYGLDPSGCPQLFLRSGSTVIFRSGPWNGIRFNGFPELRPNPVFNYSFVFNEKEMYFTYKLVNSSVLSRLVLNPNGNVQRLIWIGRTKNWNVYSTAYKDDCDSYALCGAYSTCNIHRSPRCGCMKGFVPKFPYQWDTMDWSNGCVRKTSLDCQKGDGFAKCSGVKLPDTRNSWFNESMNLKECASLCLRNCSCSAYTNSDIKGGGSGCLLWFGDLIDVKEFTENGQDFYIRMAASELGTTELNNEGAETNERQEDLELPLFDLDTILNATHNFSRNNKLGEGGFGPVYKGMLQDGKEIAVKRLSKESNQGLDEFKNEVIYISKLQHRNLVKLLGCCIHGEEKMLIYEYMPNKSLNFFIFDGIQSMVLDWPKRFVIINGIARGLLYLHQDSRLRIIHRDLKADNVLLDNEMNPRISDFGMARSFGGNETQARTKRVVGTYGYMSPEYAIDGVYSVKSDVFSFGVLLLEIISGNRNRGFNHPDHDLNLLGHAWTLYMERTPLELIDASVGDTYNQSEVLRALNVGLLCVQRHPDDRPNMSSVVLMLSSEGALPQPKEPGFFTERNMLEADSLQCKHAVFSGNEHTITILEGR, from the exons ATGAATTTATTTACAGAACTTGTATTTCTTTTCTCCTATGTAATCTCCATCCTAAGAATCTCCACGGCAGTTGACAGCATTACTGCAAATCAACATATTAAAGATGGGGAGACCATCATTTCAGCTGGTGGGAACTTCGAATTAGGTTTTGTCCACCTGGGTACTTCAAAGAATCAATACTTGGGGATGTGGTACAAGAAAGTGACTCCTAGGACAGTGGTATGGGTTGCCAACAGAGAACTCCCAGTCACTGATTCATCCGGAGTTTTAAAGGTCACCGACCAGGGAAGTCTTGTGATTCTTAATGGGTCCAATGGACTCATCTGGTCTTCTAATTCATCGCGGTCGGCGTTGAATCCAACTGCCCAACTTTTGGATTCTGGGAATCTTGTCATAAAAAGTGGAAATGATAGTGATCCAGATAATTTCCTATGGCAGAGCTTTGATTACCCAGGCGATACTCTTTTACCAGGCATGAAGCATGGAAGGAACACGGTGACAGGCCTGGATCGGTACCTATCATCATGGAAGAGCAACGACGACCCTTCTAAAGGTGATTTTACATATGGGCTTGATCCTAGTGGATGTCCACAACTATTTCTGAGGAGCGGCTCAACTGTGATTTTCCGGTCTGGGCCATGGAATGGTATTCGATTTAATGGGTTTCCTGAATTGAGGCCAAACCcagtttttaattattcttttgttttcaatgaGAAGGAGATGTACTTTACCTATAAGCTTGTTAATAGCTCAGTTCTTTCCAGGCTGGTGTTAAATCCTAATGGAAACGTACAGCGTTTGATATGGATTGGTCGAACCAAGAATTGGAATGTCTACTCAACCGCATATAAGGATGACTGTGACAGCTACGCATTATGCGGAGCGTACAGCACCTGTAACATACACCGATCTCCAAGATGTGGATGTATGAAAGGATTTGTACCAAAGTTCCCATACCAATGGGACACGATGGATTGGTCAAATGGGTGTGTACGAAAAACTTCACTGGATTGTCAGAAAGGTGATGGGTTTGCAAAGTGCTCTGGTGTCAAACTTCCAGACACTAGAAACTCCTGGTTTAATGAAAGCATGAACCTCAAGGAATGTGCATCCCTGTGCTTGAGGAACTGCTCTTGCTCTGCTTATACAAATTCAGATATCAAAGGAGGAGGAAGTGGATGCTTGCTCTGGTTTGGTGATTTGATTGATGTCAAGGAGTTCACTGAAAATGGGCAAGATTTCTACATAAGGATGGCTGCATCAGAATTAG GGACAACAGAACTCAATAATGAAGGAGCTGAAACCAATGAAAGACAAGAGGATCTAGAGTTACCATTATTTGATTTGGATACAATTTTGAATGCTACCCATAACTTTTCAAGAAACAATAAGCTTGGAGAGGGTGGTTTTGGACCTGTCTACAAG GGTATGTTGCAAGATGGAAAAGAGATAGCTGTGAAGAGGCTGTCAAAGGAATCTAATCAAGGACTTGAtgagtttaaaaatgaagttataTACATTTCCAAACTTCAGCACCGAAATCTTGTGAAGCTTCTAGGATGCTGCATTCATGGGGAAGAAAAGATGTTGATCTACGAATACATGCCCAACAAAagcttgaatttcttcatttttg aTGGAATACAAAGCATGGTACTAGATTGGCCTAAGCGCTTTGTCATTATCAATGGTATTGCTCGTGGGCTTCTTTATCTTCATCAGGACTCAAGGCTCAGAATAATCCACAGGGATCTTAAAGCAGATAATGTTTTACTTGATAATGAGATGAACCCACGAATTTCAGACTTTGGCATGGCTAGAAGTTTTGGAGGAAATGAAACTCAAGCAAGAACAAAACGAGTAGTTGGAACATA TGGTTACATGTCTCCAGAATATGCCATTGATGGAGTGTACTCAGTAAAATCAGATGTTTTTAGCTTTGGGGTTTTGCTGCTAGAGATTATTAGTGGGAACAGAAACAGAGGATTTAACCACCCAGACCATGACCTTAATCTTCTTGGGCAT GCATGGACACTCTATATGGAACGTACACCTTTGGAACTGATTGATGCATCTGTGGGTGACACATACAATCAATCTGAAGTGCTACGTGCACTCAATGTGGGACTATTATGTGTGCAACGTCATCCAGATGATCGACCAAACATGTCTTCTGTGGTTCTGATGTTGAGTAGTGAGGGTGCATTACCTCAACCTAAAGAGCCTGGTTTTTTCACTGAAAGGAATATGCTGGAAGCAGATTCTTTACAATGCAAGCATGCAGTTTTTTCTGGCAATGAACACACCATTACAATATTAGAGGGTCGATAG